A window from Streptomyces subrutilus encodes these proteins:
- a CDS encoding FtsX-like permease family protein, which translates to MIRIALRTLRYHKGGFIASFIALFFGATIVVACGGLLETGIHNAAPPQRLAAAPVVVTGEQRYLGTSSELVFPERVRFDAALTTKIAAVPGVAGAAADVSFPGSLAPPGGGPVTAVTGHGWASAALTPYRITQGAAPAGAGQVVVDTRLAQRAGLSPGSRVEIRSGGASKAYEVSGLAAGNGEDDGVFLSDAAALDARSAAGLSGTVDNIGVFPAAGADTAAVAEGVRKAVAGAPVSVLTGDERGRAEDPGVIDDGSDLIPLAAAFGGLSAMVTVFVASSTLGLSIQQRQREMALLRAIGTTPGQLRRLILGETVLLAAIATALACIPGPRVGRWLLGAFADAGVVPESIVFRAGSVPLIVGVGTALITAVGAAFIAANGAARTRPTEALAEAGLQRRWFSGFRSVLGLLCLIGGIALAVGTAGMDGPDAGSVATPAAMVWTTGFGLLGPVLARGITASLRRPVRAVSGLSGHLATRNAKARTARLAAAVMPVMLATGLAVGLIYMQTTQADGADQAFEESLRADAVVTSASGGMPLETVDAIRGLPGVAAASAQVPSLGFIEPDVPVDPTLNGGDGESSAPQPTEVSMQGVTPEGIAATTSFRAASGSLDALRGATVALPARYAADRTIGDTVPMRLGDGTRVDLRLVATVDGKRGYETALVPASVLVGHTDAGLVPQIMVSAAPGTGRAALEASLRTLAERQPGLRVTDRQALTAVAADNSDTQSWMAYLVLAVVVGYATIALVNTQVLATTERRREFMLQRLIGATRRQVMQMMAMEAVLVSVAGIVLGLLVALLTLVPFSMSVLGTALPTGSPWIIVTVVGGALGLTLATTLLSAGAVLRGRPGDLAGIKE; encoded by the coding sequence CGCGCTGCGCACCCTGCGCTACCACAAGGGCGGATTCATCGCCTCGTTCATCGCGCTGTTCTTCGGCGCGACCATCGTCGTCGCCTGCGGCGGCCTGCTGGAGACCGGCATCCACAACGCGGCCCCGCCCCAGCGGCTGGCCGCGGCCCCCGTCGTCGTCACCGGGGAGCAGCGCTACCTCGGCACCTCCAGCGAGCTGGTCTTCCCCGAGCGGGTCCGCTTCGACGCGGCCCTGACCACGAAGATCGCCGCGGTCCCGGGAGTGGCCGGCGCCGCCGCCGACGTGTCCTTCCCCGGCTCCCTCGCGCCGCCCGGCGGCGGACCGGTGACCGCGGTCACCGGCCACGGCTGGGCCTCCGCCGCCCTCACCCCGTACCGGATCACCCAGGGCGCCGCGCCCGCGGGCGCCGGACAGGTCGTCGTGGACACCCGTCTCGCGCAGCGGGCGGGCCTGAGCCCCGGCTCCCGGGTCGAGATCCGCTCCGGCGGCGCCTCGAAGGCGTACGAGGTCTCCGGCCTGGCGGCCGGCAACGGCGAGGACGACGGGGTCTTCCTCTCCGACGCCGCCGCCCTGGACGCCCGGTCCGCCGCCGGACTGTCCGGCACCGTGGACAACATCGGCGTCTTCCCGGCCGCCGGCGCGGACACCGCCGCGGTCGCCGAGGGCGTCCGCAAGGCGGTCGCCGGGGCGCCGGTCTCCGTGCTCACCGGGGACGAGCGGGGCCGCGCCGAGGACCCGGGCGTGATCGACGACGGCAGCGACCTGATCCCGCTGGCCGCCGCCTTCGGCGGGCTGTCCGCCATGGTCACGGTGTTCGTCGCCTCCTCCACCCTGGGCCTGTCCATCCAGCAGCGGCAGCGCGAGATGGCGCTGCTGCGTGCCATCGGCACCACCCCGGGCCAGCTGCGGCGGCTGATCCTGGGCGAGACCGTACTGCTGGCGGCCATCGCGACGGCGCTGGCCTGCATCCCCGGTCCGCGTGTCGGGCGCTGGCTGCTGGGCGCCTTCGCCGACGCGGGCGTGGTGCCCGAATCGATCGTCTTCCGCGCCGGGTCCGTCCCGCTGATCGTCGGCGTGGGCACCGCCCTGATCACCGCGGTCGGCGCCGCGTTCATCGCCGCCAACGGCGCGGCCCGCACCCGGCCCACCGAGGCGCTCGCCGAAGCGGGCCTCCAGCGCCGGTGGTTCAGCGGCTTCCGATCGGTGCTGGGCCTGCTGTGCCTGATCGGCGGCATCGCCCTGGCCGTGGGCACCGCCGGCATGGACGGCCCGGACGCCGGCAGCGTCGCCACTCCGGCGGCCATGGTGTGGACGACCGGCTTCGGTCTCCTCGGCCCGGTCCTGGCCCGCGGCATCACCGCCTCGCTGCGCCGGCCGGTGCGCGCGGTGTCCGGGCTCTCCGGCCACCTCGCCACCCGCAACGCCAAGGCCCGTACGGCCCGGCTCGCGGCGGCGGTGATGCCGGTCATGCTGGCCACCGGCCTCGCGGTCGGCCTGATCTACATGCAGACCACCCAGGCCGACGGCGCCGACCAGGCGTTCGAGGAGAGCCTGCGGGCCGACGCGGTGGTGACCTCGGCCTCCGGTGGCATGCCGCTGGAGACGGTGGACGCGATCCGCGGGCTGCCCGGGGTGGCGGCGGCCTCCGCCCAGGTGCCGAGCCTCGGCTTCATCGAGCCCGACGTACCCGTCGACCCGACCCTGAACGGCGGCGACGGCGAGTCGAGCGCACCGCAGCCCACCGAGGTGTCGATGCAGGGCGTCACCCCCGAGGGCATCGCCGCGACGACGTCCTTCCGGGCCGCCTCCGGCAGCCTGGACGCGCTGCGCGGCGCCACCGTGGCCCTCCCGGCCCGCTACGCCGCCGACCGCACGATCGGTGACACCGTGCCCATGCGGCTGGGCGACGGCACCCGGGTCGACCTCAGGTTGGTCGCCACCGTCGACGGCAAGCGCGGTTACGAGACCGCCCTGGTCCCGGCGTCCGTCCTGGTCGGCCACACCGACGCGGGACTGGTCCCGCAGATCATGGTGAGCGCCGCGCCGGGCACGGGCCGGGCCGCCCTGGAGGCCTCGCTGCGCACCCTCGCCGAACGGCAGCCCGGACTGCGGGTCACCGACCGGCAGGCGCTGACGGCGGTGGCCGCGGACAACAGCGACACCCAGTCCTGGATGGCCTACCTGGTCCTCGCCGTGGTCGTCGGCTACGCGACGATCGCCCTGGTCAACACGCAGGTGCTGGCCACCACCGAGCGGCGCCGCGAGTTCATGCTGCAGCGCCTGATCGGCGCCACCCGCCGGCAGGTGATGCAGATGATGGCGATGGAGGCGGTCCTGGTCTCCGTGGCGGGCATCGTGCTCGGCCTGCTGGTGGCGCTGCTGACCCTGGTGCCGTTCAGCATGAGCGTGCTCGGCACGGCGCTCCCGACGGGCTCCCCGTGGATCATCGTCACCGTGGTCGGCGGCGCCCTCGGACTGACCCTGGCCACCACCCTGCTGTCGGCCGGTGCGGTCCTGCGCGGCCGGCCCGGCGACCTGGCGGGCATCAAGGAGTAG